From the Triticum urartu cultivar G1812 chromosome 4, Tu2.1, whole genome shotgun sequence genome, the window AATTCCTAATTCAAGAACACAGTTGAATATTGGAGCACCACATACTACTCTTCGTAAAGTAAAACAAAGCATGTGAAGTCTCGGTTGACGGACGTTGCTTAGGAAGGATTCAATTATGCTATTATTCAGTAGGTACATTACAAAGCCTGTTCATGCTAACAGTAGTAGATTCTTGTAATCACACTTCATGTTCTATTTTCTAAATAAAATAAATGATCTCGCTATAGCAGAAAACATACATGCATATAGCTGACTGAATTACCTCGCAAAGGTTCTGTTCTTACATTTCTACATCTCCCTTGGTGCTGAATATATATAAAACATCAGACCAACGCTTAACAAGATTTTGATACTTCAGGTGATAGGAGCACATCCTACCAGAAGTTTAGAACAAGATGCACCAGAAGAACAGATAAACTGAACTGTAGACAGTTACCCCAAACACATAACGGGAACTGACAAACTTAACTGCAACAAATCATTATACTTCACATGAGCAAAAGAAAATAGAACCGAAAGAGGAAGCACAAACCTTGGCAGCAAGAATAACAGCATGTGAGCCGACAAGATGGTGGAAGAGCGGCATCATCTGCAACACAAACAGAAAGAACATAGGAAGAACTGATCAGACAGATAAAACACATGAAAATGTATATAAGACAACCAATGGTAGTACATATAGGTGAATTAAAATGCATTGGGTCAGCCAAAAACAGACAAAACATAACTGATGAGAGCACATAAAAGTAGAAATATGGGAAAGGAAGTCGACGGTACAATAGACAAATTGTAATGCATGTGCTAAAATAAATGGGCTCATCCTAGAGTCGTAGACCACCCGTCAAATAATCACCACAACACATCCAAGCAGAAATCCAGGGAATGTCAAAGGCAGAATAGACAAGCTCCAAAATCGATCTAGCTAGTCCAGGCACGACAGGGGAATGGGCCGCTGCAATCAAAGTTACATGCAAGATTCAGTAATAGATTACTTCGTTGCCGCTGACTCAGAACTGAACTAAGCTAGGCATACCCGCTGGATTCAGGAACAGATTACTTCGTTGCCGCTGACTCAGAACTGAAGTAAGCTAGGCATACCCCTGGATTCAGGAACAGATTACTTCATTGCCGTTGACTCAGAACTGAAGTAAGCTAGGCACCCGAGCACCGCGCTAGTCTGCTAGAATCCAGCGGGTATGCCAACAAATATCCTCGTTTGATATGCCAACAAAGATCACACACACGGGGAGGTTGTCAAAACCAATACATCAGCACACATCGCTTTCAGTAGGCAAAAATTGAGCAAGGGAGCGGGAAGGAACCCAACCTTGATGGCTAACGGCATGGAGGACCCAAGAACCAACTGAGAAGGAAAGAGAGAATGAGTAACATATCAGCTTATAGACATTTCATCAAACACGTCAGGAGCATCGTACCGAAGAACACATCACGTTCTTATGACAACAATGAGCAGCATAGAATGCAAGGAGCAGTAGCAAACCGAAAAATGAGAGCAGCCCCGTCAATCCTGCAAGAGGAAAGGAAACAGAAGAAAGGAAAAGTGAGGAATCAAATCGCACAAGGTAATAAGAACGAGAAAGTGGGGTCAGTTTCATGAAAGAGAACACAACACCGCCGCTGCTGCTCCCATCCACCCAATTAATGCTTGACAAACCCACAACAACAATTATAGAAAATCAATTATATTATTATAAACAGGTCCATCGAGGCAACATATCTAAACATACAGGGGACAAACATATCAACATGGCTAAATATTCTCCTAAAAAGCATGAATAAACAAAGCAAGAAGACTGATCCATCGAGCACAACATATCTAAACATAACATCCATCTATTGTATCAAGCAAACTGTCACCAAAAACATGTAGGAAGGAGTTATCTTCGGATTCTCAACCTCTCCAGCCATCGTAATGATTGAATCCCAATAGTTGAGGTTCCAAAACAGAGTGTTTAGATACTGGCCCCAATTCACATTGTCCAGGTCCATTTCAAACCATCTTGAAGGTTCAATATGTGGACTTCCTATCAATCAAGATAAGATAGAGACATCTACTCTGATGTAATAGACTGACGTAAAACTAATGATTTGCAGTATATGATAAACAACCTTTTGTACTATATAGTGTACGTTAAAAAATCCTATCTTGATAACCATGATAGAAGAAAGACCTATGTATCCCTGCAAACAATTATTCTGCTATTTTTTTCTTGTTGTTGTCATAATCAGGCACTACAACAACTATCCAGATTTAAAAATGCCCAGTTCTAGACTCTTTTTTATGTGGTATTGCTAGTTCTTGTGTATCCCAATAACCTTACAAAATCAACACTAATAAGCCTTTTGAATGATTAGTGATTTGCCTAAGAGTAAAAGCGCGCAAGTATATTCATTAACTGCCCTCGTACTACCTGTAAACTGCGCTTTGGGTTCGGAACCGCCCTGCATCTGGGCGCTCGGGCAGCCATGGTCGTGGATCCCGCAGCCGTGGTGGTGTTGAGGAGCCAGAACAGGAAGCCCACAGGGGTGCTTGGTCTCGAATCCGGCCGGCCGCTTGTCAATCTAGGGGACATGGCGATGACGATGGCCTACATCTGCACGCCCGCCATGGTGCTCATCCTTCTGTTTCCATTGTGATGGCCTACCTACAGAAACCACCCAACTGTAGGGGTCATCCAAAAGAAGAAGAGGGGACGGGAGGAGGATGGAGGGCGTGCGTGCGTACCTTTGAAGCCTAGGTGCTGCAGCCCGTCGCAGACGTCGAGGAGGACGGGTGTGGGACTATGGTTCCGCCCCCATCCATGGCCTTCCTCGAGAACCAGGTGGACGACGGCGCGCTGGTGCCGGTGCCGCTGCGGATCTGGGCGTCGCTCCGCTCGATCTGGGGCCTTCCCTGACCTTCCCTTCCCTTCCTTTGGAGAGGAAGGAAGGTGAGGGTCGCGGGAGAGGGTGGAGCGGCGATGCTGGAGGGAGAGGAGACCCCCGGAGTTGGGGTCGAGTGGAGAGCGGGGAGGGATGCAGCGGCTGCGCAGGGTGTGGCGCCGACGCTAGGGTTCGTGAGTGGAGGGAAGAGAAGCGGGGGAGAGGCGGCTGGAGCGGCGGAGCAGAGGAGAGAGACAGCTAGGGTGTGCGAGCGGCCAGAGATGCGGGCTGATGGTccgtgtgtgtggggggggggggggggggggggggggggggggggggggggggggggggggggggggggggggggggggggggggctcgtcGTGTGCACTATCCTTCATCCTTTGTATGTTCAATCCttccgatattagggagctattataaatattttCATTCTTCTGGAATTACCGTGACACACTTGCAATTTAAACTCTCGAGTCTTTTCTACTTTGAGTTGCTCTCTAACCTTGCCATTTATTCTttcgtcattttccggagctccaccaaaaatccgaataTTTTTGGACTCTTCATTACCTTGAActtattcaaaccatttgaattaaattcaaatggatttgaatttagatctctcaatcatggccttttctattttcccggaacaagcacatttttgtgagtctgGGAAAATTATCTGCGTGTCCAACTTCTTCCCCTAAcccctctttcttttctttcttaatctctgtttttttcttttcttttagtaGAGAGAGAGCCTAGCCTTGCCTCTTGGGCCTCCTGTAGCCGCAGGCCCAGCAGCAGTCAGCCCACTCCTCCCGTAACCCTAACGAGCATCTCTCCATCGACCTTTTCCTCTGACGCCGCCTCCTATCGATCCCCTAGCGCAGCCGAACCCTTCTCCTCAGCGCcgcagtgttggggaacgtagtaatttcaaaaaaattcctacgcacacgcaagatcatggtgatgcatagcaacgagaggggagagtgttgtctacataccctcgtaggccgttcgcggaagcgttatatcaacgcggttgatgtagtcgtacgtcttcacgtccgaccgatccaagtaccgaaagcacggcacctccgagttctgcacacgttcggctcagtgacgtcctcgccttctcgatccagcaagaggggcgaagtagtagatgagttccggcagcacaacggcgtggtgacggtgttgatgaagaacaatctccgcagggcttcacctaagcactacgaaaactatgacggaggataaactagagggggcGGGGTttccggcacacggcttggtgtttcttgatgtgtctttggtgctagtcctacccctctatttatatgttgagccctggggtcgaaacttggagtaaaagcctcctcaaagtcggtttcacccgaaaggcaagagtccttctcggactccagggctagacgtgtaacgccccggatgtaactttccctatttgtactccaactcttgccgtttccggcgttaagttctttt encodes:
- the LOC125550678 gene encoding uncharacterized protein LOC125550678 isoform X3; the protein is MQGGSEPKAQFTGLTGLLSFFGLLLLLAFYAAHCCHKNLVLGSSMPLAIKMMPLFHHLVGSHAVILAAKFPLCVWGNCLQFSLSVLLVHLVLNFCTKGDVEM
- the LOC125550678 gene encoding uncharacterized protein LOC125550678 isoform X2 is translated as MQGGSEPKAQFTGLTGLLSFFGLLLLLAFYAAHCCHKNVMCSSLVLGSSMPLAIKMMPLFHHLVGSHAVILAAKFPLCVWGNCLQFSLSVLLVHLVLNFCTKGDVEM
- the LOC125550678 gene encoding uncharacterized protein LOC125550678 isoform X1, translating into MKLTPLSRSYYLVRFDSSLFLSSVSFPLAGLTGLLSFFGLLLLLAFYAAHCCHKNVMCSSLVLGSSMPLAIKMMPLFHHLVGSHAVILAAKFPLCVWGNCLQFSLSVLLVHLVLNFW